Proteins from one Hemibagrus wyckioides isolate EC202008001 linkage group LG16, SWU_Hwy_1.0, whole genome shotgun sequence genomic window:
- the LOC131367178 gene encoding very low-density lipoprotein receptor-like — MGHFLCKNRRKCIERALVCDGRSDCSDGSDELQCPTCPLHCDEGTVCLTSRQFCDGRMDCKDGSDERNCYKAGKKAAGASALKCPLGFKPCRDGSECILYSHLCDGEKDCKDGSDEKGCERKCKKGQFQCAHGRMCIDKKQVCDGTPQCQDRSDEMDCFTRTKSCSHRCDEKTRCIPESFLCDGERDCVDGTDEADCSIDTDKGALKCAVGFKPCRDGSECILYTHLFL; from the exons ATGG GCCACTTCCTGTGCAAGAACAGAAGGAAGTGTATCGAACGAGCCCTGGTGTGTGATGGTCGCTCTGACTGTTCTGACGGTTCAGATGAGTTACAGTGTCCTACTTGTCCTCTGCACTGTGACGAGGGGACGGTGTGCCTGACCAGCCGGCAGTTCTGTGATGGACGAATGGACTGTAAAGATGGCTCGGATGAAAGGAACTGCT ATAAAGCTGGCAAAAAGGCTGCAGGAGCATCAGCCCTGAAATGTCCTCTGGGCTTCAAACCATGTAGAGATGGAAGCGAGTGCATTCTTTACAGTCATTTGTGTGATGGAGAAAAGGATTGCAAGGACGGTTCAGATGAGAAGGGCTGTGAACGGAAATGTAAAAAAG GCCAGTTTCAGTGTGCTCATGGGAGGATGTGCATAGACAAGAAGCAGGTGTGTGATGGGACTCCTCAGTGCCAGGATCGCTCTGATGAAATGGACTGCTTTACACGCACCAAGAGCTGCAGCCATCGCTGTGACGAGAAGACCCGCTGCATCCCAGAAAGCTTCCTGTGTGATGGCGAGAGAGACTGTGTAGACGGAACAGATGAAGCGGATTGCT CTATTGACACAGATAAAGGAGCTCTGAAATGTGCTGTGGGCTTCAAACCGTGTCGTGATGGAAGTGAGTGTATCCTCTACActcat CTGTTCCTGTAG
- the si:dkey-88l16.3 gene encoding low-density lipoprotein receptor-related protein 1B produces the protein MSTPEPVCKSPLVKCEGASLCISESQLCDGMLDCPDGFDELHCLHACSDPGHFLCKNRRKCIERALVCDGRSDCSDGSDELQCPTCPLHCDEGTVCLTSRQFCDGRMDCKDGSDERNCYKSDEDKGSLKCAVGFKPCMDGSECILYTHVCDGEKDCKDGSDEEGCKRSPSVTVAPRVETSPEPVCKSPLVKCEGTSLCISESQLCDGMLDCPDGFDELHCLHACSDPGHFLCKNRRKCIERALVCDGRSDCSDGSDELQCPTCPLHCDEGTVCLTSRQFCDGRMDCKDGSDERNCYKAGEKVEPASLKCPLGFKPCRDGSECILYSHLCDGENDCKDGSDEKGCERKCKKGQFQCAHGRMCIDKKQVCDGTPQCQDRSDEMDCFTRTKSCSHRCDEKTRCIPESFLCDGERDCVDGTDEADCATDNGGMINRKASSEAVSVDLSAKPPDCSSPSVLCESTASCMSPVQLCDGKLDCPDGSDELSCIDSCQNMGDFLCKNRRKCIERYLVCDGRSDCTDGSDEMDCSAAAMPKEPAAIKCRLGSKLCNDGSDCVLNTHMCDGELDCKDGSDEEGCDLQCNPGQFQCSHGRKCIDRKQVCDGIPHCPDNSDESTCWQPTRSCALRCDQNSLCIPEVFICNGVRDCWDGSDETDCAGNPGPHSRCKTPFIPCLATSKCISQNQLCDGRKDCADGSDERPCLQSCPYDGDDFLCKDRRRCIDRKLVCDGRVHCTDASDEVDCPTLSPYTSEETPTKCRLGLRPCKDGSDCILYSHVCDGEADCKDGSDEEGCDMNCKPGQFQCAHGKKCIDATLVCDGKPHCQDRSDELDCFKRTKSCSHRCDNKTRCIPENFLCDGERDCVDGTDEADCGYPTQLRSCDAPSVLCRGGKLCISITKLCDGKRDCPDGFDEESCLSRCPKRGDFLCKDGRKCVGSGLLCDGRSDCTDGSDEEKCPSASIKPDVAGPVKCRLGWKPCKDRKECVLYSHVCDGEEDCKDGSDEQDCQSQCRPDQFQCAHGKMCINKKQVCDGTPQCQDRSDEMDCFTRTKSCSHRCDNKTRCIPESFLCDGERDCIDGTDEADCSKSDKASGTSSLKCAVGFKPCRDGSECILYTHVCDGEKDCKDGSDEDDCRRKSPSVAATPVAPTMSSPEPVCKSPLVKCEGTSLCISESQLCDGMLDCPDGFDELHCLHACSDPGHFLCKNRRKCIERALVCDGRSDCSDGSDELQCPTCPLHCDEGTVCLTSRQFCDGRMDCKDGFDEKKCYTGNKNAAGASSLKCPLGFKPCRDGSECILYSHVCDGERDCKDGSDEKDCERQCKKSQFQCAHGMMCIDKKLVCDGTPHCQDRSDEMNCFKLSESCSHYCDNRSRCIPETFLCDGQRDCSDGTDETGCAKEQCLRGQFQCASGQCVPASARCDGHADCHDQSDEKNCRKPPHCPLELRCPNSHVCLLKEWFCDGDKDCTDGSDEQNCTSPPMQCGMFQWPCASKDQCIPTFWRCDGVKDCKDQSDEAGCGPVKCPMHMFKCGSGECLDFRLVCDGTANCLDESDEGPGCLGNNCSSPRPRQCEHYCVNTPHGARCGCRAGFTIQADGLYCADVDECTEVQPPVCSHRCMNTQGSYICQCPPGFILEPDGSSCKAPKEPSLLASVQYEVLFMGLRSSNMQMLLPPGQKPIFSLDYDLQEQRVFWVCLQEESIKYAVHGEKGHVKTLVKGVKTDSIAVDWVAGNLYWVDGVAGQILAVRISDHVVKRQNVTVILDEDLEQPRSLVLLPQKGIMLWSEIGKESQIERAGMDGSERKVLLSHGLNWPIALAVDIVSDRIYWADEKLKCIGSASMNGEDIRMLQLTETSSPFSVAVFNDMVYWSDAERMAIRGAHKITGKNHKVIIKRPGQPFGLKVVHPLVQSKVLNPCERLRCSHMCVLAPGVSVLCRCPARLLLAEDGVTCSSPENSSESFLLLLSPTRLTKVFTGNLHRQVGLKQWPAHNAQSLPGINEASDLDLVLSDNTLYVADISQASVAQVKLGDSTLTPEGLILHLPGDTLTALAVDWITHNLYWSSSKKPQIYVTSADGKFTCMVLQAGFQDATSIALHPPTGRMCFTAMGLSGKDVVPQVDCAAMDGRNQMLLWKKTQLPNFLTFSSQGTTVYWADIATEVICSVNIDGSNYREYKTGTGSPLIVSLTRSENILFWITRYNGTTKVWYSDGIQPKQLWFEVQTHIIALKAYSANSQKGTNPCAENNGGCSHLCLAYPGGRTCRCTQGYIAVNDVECIPGLQCPSGSKPCRDQYKCLSTTRFCDQIPDCQDGSDEEGCHSKENEVLVGTTGRSCNSEFCNGQGRCMMHKGKAVCECLQGYSGQFCQDKASSSIPVVLTVLFIVCLVIVAAAVLKWRRWKSGRGQPIDKETLMKDMEEQEACTENFSNELYNPVAEVASLSSSFRI, from the exons ATGTCTACTCCTGAACCAGTCTGTAAAAGCCCCTTAGTGAAATGTGAAGGCGCGTCACTGTGCATCAGCGAGTCTCAGCTGTGTGACGGGATGTTAGATTGTCCTGATGGGTTTGATGAGCTCCACTGTTTACATGCCTGTTCAGATCCAG GCCACTTCCTGTGTAAGAACAGAAGGAAGTGTATTGAACGAGCCCTGGTGTGTGATGGTCGCTCTGACTGTTCTGACGGTTCAGATGAGTTACAGTGTCCTACTTGTCCTCTGCACTGTGACGAGGGGACGGTGTGCCTGACCAGCCGGCAGTTCTGTGATGGACGAATGGACTGTAAAGATGGCTCGGATGAAAGGAACTGCT ACAAGAGTGACGAAGATAAAGGATCCCTGAAATGTGCTGTGGGCTTCAAACCATGCATGGATGGAAGTGAGTGTATCCTGTACActcatgtgtgtgatggagagaaggactgcAAGGACGGGTCAGACGAGGAGGGCTGTAAACGCAGTC CTTCTGTTACTGTGGCTCCTAGAGTTGAAACTTCTCCTGAACCAGTCTGTAAAAGCCCCTTAGTGAAATGTGAAGGCACGTCACTGTGCATCAGCGAGTCTCAGCTGTGTGACGGGATGTTGGATTGTCCTGATGGGTTTGATGAGCTCCACTGTTTACATGCCTGTTCAGATCCAG GCCACTTCCTGTGCAAGAACAGAAGGAAGTGTATCGAACGAGCCCTGGTGTGTGATGGTCGCTCTGACTGTTCTGACGGTTCAGATGAGCTACAGTGTCCTACTTGTCCACTGCACTGTGACGAGGGGACGGTGTGCCTGACCAGCCGGCAGTTCTGTGATGGACGAATGGACTGTAAAGATGGCTCAGATGAAAGGAACTGCT ATAAAGCTGGTGAAAAGGTAGAACCTGCATCCCTGAAATGTCCTCTGGGCTTCAAACCATGTAGAGATGGAAGTGAGTGCATTCTGTACAGTCATTTATGTGATGGAGAAAATGACTGCAAGGATGGGTCGGATGAGAAGGGCTGTGAACGGAAATGTAAAAAAG GGCAGTTTCAGTGTGCTCATGGGAGGATGTGCATAGACAAGAAGCAGGTGTGTGATGGGACTCCTCAGTGCCAGGATCGCTCTGATGAAATGGACTGCTTTACACGCACCAAGAGCTGCAGCCATCGCTGTGACGAGAAGACCCGCTGCATCCCAGAAAgcttcctgtgtgatggtgagagagactgtgtagaCGGAACAGATGAAGCAGATTGCG CTACTGATAATGGAGGTATGATCAACAGAAAGGCCTCTTCTGAAGCAGTGTCAGTAGATTTATCAGCTAAGCCTCCAGACTGCAGTAGCCCctcagtgttgtgtgaaagCACAGCCTCATGTATGTCCCCGGTTCAACTCTGCGATGGAAAGTTGGACTGTCCTGATGGTTCTGATGAGCTCTCCTGTATCGATTCGTGCCAAAATATGG GTGACTTCCTGTGTAAGAACAGAAGGAAGTGTATTGAGCGATatctggtgtgtgatggacGCTCCGACTGCACTGATGGCTCTGATGAGATGGACTGTTCTGCTGCTGCAATGCCAAAAGAACCGGCAGCCATTAAGTGCCGTTTGGGCTCAAAGCTCTGTAATGATGgtagtgactgtgtgttgaACACCCATATGTGTGATGGAGAGCTTGACTGTAAGGATGGCTCTGATGAAGAGGGCTGTGACCTTCAGTGTAATCCAG GTCAGTTTCAGTGTAGCCATGGCAGAAAGTGCATTGACAGAAAGCAGGTGTGTGATGGGATTCCTCACTGTCCAGATAACTCTGATGAATCAACATGCTGGCAGCCTACGAGAAGCTGCGCACTGCGATGTGATCAAAACAGTCTCTGTATTCCAGAGGTTTTTATCTGCAATGGGGTCAGGGACTGCTGGGATGGATCGGATGAAACTGACTGTG CAGGCAACCCTGGACCACATTCCCGTTGCAAAACCCCATTTATTCCATGTCTGGCAACCTCAAAGTGCATCTCCCAGAATCAGCTCTGTGATGGCAGAAAGGACTGCGCCGATGGGTCTGACGAAAGACCATGCCTTCAGAGCTGTCCCTATGATGGTG ATGACTTTTTGTGTAAAGATAGGAGAAGATGCATTGACAGGAAGCTGGTCTGTGATGGGCGTGTGCACTGCACTGATGCTTCTGATGAGGTGGACTGTCCAACTCTGTCCCCTTACACCTCTGAAGAGACTCCCACAAAGTGCCGTTTGGGTTTGAGGCCCTGTAAGGATGGTAGTGACTGTATCCTGTACAGTCATGTTTGTGATGGAGAGGCGGATTGCAAAGATGGATCTGATGAAGAGGGATGTGACATGAATTGTAAACCTG GGCAGTTTCAGTGTGCTCATGGAAAGAAGTGCATTGATGCTACCCTTGTGTGTGATGGTAAGCCACATTGTCAGGATCGTTCTGATGAACTGGACTGCTTCAAACGCACCAAGAGCTGCAGCCATCGCTGTGACAACAAGACCCGCTGCATCCCAGAAAACTTcctgtgtgatggagagagagactgcgTAGATGGCACAGATGAAGCAGATTGCG GCTACCCTACACAGCTGAGAAGTTGTGATGCGCCTTCTGTGTTGTGTCGAGGGGGAAAATTGTGCATCTCTATCACTAAACTGTGTGATGGAAAGCGCGACTGTCCAGATGGCTTTGATGAAGAGTCTTGCCTCAGCAGATGTCCAAAAAGAG GTGACTTTCTGTGTAAGGACGGGCGGAAATGTGTTGGGAGTGGTTTATTGTGCGATGGCCGTTCTGACTGCACCGATGGCTCTGATGAGGAGAAATGTCCCAGTGCTTCTATAAAGCCGGATGTAGCAGGTCCGGTAAAGTGCCGTTTGGGCTGGAAACCTTGTAAGGACAGGAAGGAATGTGTGTTGTACAGTCATGTATGTGATGGAGAGGAGGACTGCAAAGATGGCTCTGATGAACAAGACTGCCAGAGTCAGTGTAGACCAG ACCAGTTTCAGTGTGCTCATGGGAAGATGTGCATAAACAAGAAGCAGGTGTGTGATGGGACTCCTCAGTGCCAGGATCGCTCGGATGAAATGGACTGCTTTACACGCACCAAGAGCTGCAGCCATCGCTGTGACAATAAGACCCGCTGCATCCCAGAAAGCTTCCTGTGTGATGGCGAGAGAGACTGTATCGATGGAACAGATGAAGCGGACTGTA GTAAGAGTGATAAAGCTTCAGGAACTTCATCTCTGAAATGTGCTGTGGGCTTCAAACCGTGTCGTGATGGAAGTGAGTGTATCCTCTACActcatgtgtgtgatggagagaaagacTGCAAGGACGGGTCAGATGAGGACGACTGTAGACGGAAAT CTCCTAGTGTTGCGGCGACCCCTGTAGCTCCTACTATGTCTTCTCCTGAACCAGTCTGTAAAAGCCCCTTAGTGAAATGTGAAGGCACGTCACTGTGCATCAGCGAGTCTCAGCTGTGTGACGGGATGTTAGATTGTCCTGATGGGTTTGATGAGCTCCACTGTTTACATGCCTGTTCAGATCCAG GCCACTTCCTGTGTAAGAACAGAAGGAAGTGTATCGAACGAGCCCTGGTGTGTGATGGTCGCTCTGACTGTTCTGACGGTTCAGATGAGTTGCAGTGTCCTACTTGTCCTCTGCACTGTGACGAGGGGACGGTGTGCCTGACCAGCCGGCAGTTCTGTGATGGACGAATGGACTGTAAAGATGGCTTCGATGAGAAGAAAtgct ACACTGGTAACAAAAACGCTGCAGGAGCTTCATCGCTGAAATGCCCACTGGGCTTCAAACCATGCAGGGATGGAAGTGAGTGTATCCTTTACAGTCacgtgtgtgatggagagagagactgcaaaGACGGGTCAGATGAGAAGGACTGTGAACGGCAGTGTAAAAAAA GCCAGTTCCAATGTGCTCATGGGATGATGTGTATAGACAAGAAGCTGGTGTGTGATGGGACTCCTCACTGTCAGGATCGCTCTGATGAAATGAACTGTTTCAAACTGTCCGAGTCCTGCAGCCATTACTGTGATAACAGGAGCCGCTGCATCCCTGAAACGTTCCTTTGCGACGGCCAGAGAGATTGTTCAGATGGCACGGATGAGACCGGCTGTG CGAAGGAGCAGTGTTTACGTGGACAATTTCAGTGTGCCAGTGGACAGTGTGTACCTGCAAGTGCCCGCTGTGATGGTCATGCAGATTGCCACGACCAGTCTGATGAGAAGAACTGTCGTAAACCTCCACACTGCCCCCTAGAGCTGCGCTGCCCTAATAGCCATGTGTGCCTGCTGAAAGAGTGGTTCTGTGATGGAGACAAAGACTGCACTGATGGATCTGATGAACAG AACTGTACATCCCCTCCCATGCAATGTGGAATGTTCCAGTGGCCTTGTGCATCTAAAGATCAGTGCATTCCCACATTCTGGAGATGTGATGGAGTTAAGGACTGTAAAGACCAGAGTGATGAAGCTGGAT GTGGCCCGGTAAAATGCCCCATGCACATGTTCAAGTGTGGCAGCGGTGAGTGTTTGGACTTCAGGCTGGTGTGTGATGGCACTGCTAACTGTTTGGACGAGTCTGATGAAGGTCCTGGGTGTCTCGGCAACAATTGCTCCAGTCCACGCCCTCGACAATGCGAGCACTACTGTGTCAACACTCCCCATGGAGCG AGGTGTGGGTGTCGAGCAGGCTTCACGATCCAGGCAGATGGTTTGTACTGTGCAGATGTAGATGAGTGCACAGAGGTTCAGCCTCCTGTGTGCAGCCACAGATGCATGAACACTCAAGGCTCCTACATATGCCAGTGTCCTCCAGGTTTTATACTGGAGCCAGACGGAAGCAGCTGTAAGGCACCAA AGGAGCCCAGTCTGTTGGCATCAGTGCAGTATGAGGTGCTGTTTATGGGCCTGAGAAGCAGCAACATGCAGATGCTTCTTCCCCCAGGCCAGAAGCCAATCTTCTCTCTGGATTATGATCTGCAGGAACAGCGGGTCTTCTGGGTCTGTCTGCAGGAGGAAAGCATCAAATATGCAGTGCATGGAGAAAAGGGTCATGTCAAGACGCTTGTTAAAG GTGTGAAAACCGACTCGATTGCTGTAGACTGGGTTGCAGGAAACCTGTACTGGGTGGATGGAGTCGCTGGCCAGATTTTAGCTGTAAGGATTAGTGACCATGTGGTGAAGCGACAAAACGTCACTGTGATTCTAGATGAAGACCTGGAGCAGCCTCGTTCTCTGGTGCTTCTGCCTCAGAAAGG GATAATGCTGTGGTCGGAGATTGGGAAGGAGTCCCAGATTGAACGAGCCGGCATGGACGGTTCAGAGAGGAAAGTGCTGCTCAGCCATGGTTTAAACTGGCCAATAGCCTTAGCTGTGGATATTGTGAGTGACCGAATCTACTGGGCAGATGAGAAGCTCAAGTGCATTGGTTCAGCCTCAATGAATGGCGAGGATATCAGG ATGCTGCAGTTGACCGAGACTTCAAGCCCTTTCTCTGTGGCCGTGTTTAACGACATGGTGTACTGGTCTGACGCCGAGAGAATGGCCATCCGTGGAGCTCACAAAATCACTGGCAAGAACCACAAAGTTATTATCAAAAGACCTGGCCAACCATTTGGGCTCAAA GTTGTCCACCCCCTTGTGCAGTCTAAGGTGCTTAACCCCTGTGAGAGACTCCGATGTTCTCACATGTGTGTGCTAGCCCCAGGAGTCAGCGTGTTATGTCGTTGCCCAGCAAGACTGCTGTTGGCTGAAGACGGAGTTACCTGTAGTTCACCTGAAAACTCCTCTGAATCTTTCCTACTGCTGCTTTCTCCTACTAGACTCACAAAG GTTTTCACTGGAAACCTGCACAGGCAGGTTGGACTAAAGCAGTGGCCTGCCCACAATGCCCAGTCTCTCCCTGGCATAAATGAAGCCTCAGATCTAGACCTGGTTCTTAGTGACAACACGCTCTACGTGGCAGATATCAGCCAGGCTTCTGTGGCTCAGGTTAAACTGGGTGACTCCACATTGACTCCTGAGGGCCTGATCTTGCATTTACCTGGGGATACATTGACTGCACTTGCTGTGGACTGGATCACACACAACTTGTATTGGAGCAGCAGCAAGAAGCCTCAGATCTATGTCACATCAGCTGATGGGAAGTTCACCTGCATGGTTCTGCAGGCTGGGTTTCAGGATGCCACCTCTATTGCGTTACACCCACCCACAGGCAGGATGTGCTTCACAGCCATGGGGTTATCAGGGAAAGACGTTGTACCCCAGGTGGACTGTGCTGCCATGGATGGCCGGAATCAAATGTTGCTTTGGAAGAAAACGCAGCTTCCCAATTTTCTGACTTTTTCAAGTCAGGGTACAACAGTTTACTGGGCAGATATTG CCACTGAAGTGATTTGCTCTGTGAACATTGATGGATCAAATTACAGGGAATATAAAACTGGAACCGGATCTCCTTTAATTGTGTCTTTAACCCGAAGTGAAAATATACTCTTCTGGATCACCCGGTACAATG GCACCACAAAGGTGTGGTACAGTGATGGCATCCAGCCTAAGCAGTTGTGGTTTGAAGTGCAAACACACATAATAGCACTGAAGGCATACAGTGCAAACAGCCAGAAAG GAACCAACCCATGTGCAGAGAATAATGGTGGTTGTAGCCACTTGTGCTTGGCGTACCCAGGGGGGCGAACATGCCGCTGTACGCAAGGCTACATTGCCGTAAATGACGTCGAGTGTATTCCAGGTCTGCAGTGCCCATCAGGCTCAAAGCCTTGCAGAGACCAATACAAGTGCCTCTCCACTACCAGGTTTTGTGACCAAATCCCAGATTGCCAGGATGGCTCGGATGAAGAGGGCTGCCATAGTAaggagaatgaggtgttggtcGGCACGACTGGCCGGTCTTGCAATTCTGAGTTCTGTAATGGTCAAGGGCGCTGTATGATGCACAAAGGGAAAGCAGTCTGTGAGTGTTTGCAGGGATACAGTGGGCAGTTCTGCCAGGATAAGGCATCCAGCAGCATTCCTGTTGTCCTTACAGTCCTCTTTATTGTCTGCCTAGTTATTGTGGCTGCAGCAGTTCTAAAATGGAG ACGATGGAAATCCGGAAGAGGCCAGCCCATTGATAAGGAAACTCTCATGAAGGACATGGAGGAACAGGAAGCATGCACTGAAAACTTTTCAAATGAACTCTACAACCCAGTGGCGGAGGTAGCAAGTTTAAGTTCAAGCTTTAGAATTTAA
- the cldn23.1 gene encoding claudin 23a yields the protein MRTPGILIFGLVLAPCGWILDLTSTVAPNWRQLYSIANQPVDVVMNQGIWDICKSSTITTDMNCNLRGNDQTYFNNQVIPVAQGLMIASLIVTALGLALVTPATRCWTDRPPRWVLAGVGGILIFCSGVLTIIPIAWYTNVLTRLNTTTAFSNPQSPDIRVGYCIVLGYIGGIMEVLGGFVICMGFCRCCGGRNRGEKPQQMRTTRYTSRAPNPVPHPRTNIPRSVTPSSSGTPYSRNSLDDELDYPRAKAQRKGTVNPAYNGRPYDADL from the coding sequence ATGAGGACACCAGGGATTTTGATATTCGGACTGGTGCTTGCGCCCTGCGGATGGATCCTGGACCTGACCAGCACAGTTGCCCCCAACTGGCGCCAGCTCTACAGCATCGCGAACCAGCCCGTGGACGTCGTGATGAACCAGGGCATCTGGGACATCTGCAAGAGCTCCACCATAACCACGGATATGAACTGCAACCTGCGAGGCAACGACCAAACGTATTTCAATAACCAGGTCATTCCCGTGGCGCAGGGATTGATGATCGCGTCGCTGATCGTCACTGCACTCGGGCTAGCCTTGGTCACGCCGGCCACGCGCTGCTGGACTGACCGGCCTCCGCGATGGGTCCTCGCAGGAGTCGGCGGCATTCTGATTTTCTGCTCAGGTGTGCTCACGATCATCCCTATCGCGTGGTACACCAATGTCCTTACCCGCCTCAACACGACTACCGCATTTAGCAACCCGCAAAGCCCGGACATCCGCGTGGGCTATTGCATAGTTCTGGGTTACATTGGGGGCATCATGGAGGTGCTGGGCGGTTTTGTCATATGCATGGGCTTCTGTCGATGCTGCGGAGGACGGAATCGCGGGGAGAAACCGCAGCAAATGCGCACGACCCGGTACACCAGTCGCGCGCCCAATCCGGTCCCACACCCGCGAACCAACATTCCCAGGAGCGTCACCCCCAGCAGCTCGGGCACGCCGTATTCCCGAAACTCTCTGGACGACGAGCTCGATTACCCGAGAGCCAAAGCTCAAAGGAAAGGCACTGTTAACCCTGCCTACAACGGAAGACCTTACGACGCAGATTTGTGA
- the parm1 gene encoding uncharacterized protein parm1, translating into MKIFTVIVAGLMLSVGCAENQSKGMERHSTSISNQKTSTSYQTTNGTAQATNTSKEMSIITTTNTTRTATNTSTTTTTAATNITINTTTAATTTNTTATTAVTVTTTAATNTNTTATTAVTVTTTAATNTTTATAVTVTTTATAATNTTTTAATTTTTTAATTTATAATNSTTTAANNTTNATTIMPTTSTTTTLTSPSTSSIHSTTSKVNSSSTSITSSVQPQSSTSPQSHSTGKPVLSTMQSSTTKVSNNASPVKALSSVSVAAIIIGFIVLVIFLLGGVYYFKIKRPSYGRLLDDTEHGNFFNPMFDG; encoded by the exons ATGAAGATATTCACTGTTATCGTAGCAG GTCTGATGCTAagtgtgggatgtgctgaaaaCCAGTCAAAGGGCATGGAAAGACATTCAACTAGCATCTCAAATCAAAAAACTTCCACCTCCTATCAAACTACAAACGGCACAGCACAGGCTACAAACACGTCGAAagaaatgtccatcatcacAACTACCAACACCACCAGAACTGCCACcaacaccagcaccaccaccaccacagctgccaccaacatcaccatcaacaccaccacagctgccaccaccaccaacaccactgcAACCACAGCTGTCACCGTCACCACCACAGCtgccaccaacaccaacaccactgCAACCACAGCTGTCACCGTCACCACCACAGCtgccaccaacaccaccactgccacagctgtcaccgtcaccaccactgccacagctgccaccaacaccaccacaactgctgccactaccaccaccacaacagctgccaccaccactgctacagCTGCCACCAACAGCACCACAACAGCTGCCAACAACACCACTAACGCCACCACCATCATgccaacaacatcaacaacaacaacccttACTTCTCCCTCGACATCATCTATTCATTCAACTACATCAAAAGTGAATTCTAGTTCAACATCCATCACTTCTTCAGTGCAGCCCCAGTCCTCAACTTCACCACAATCACATTCAACAGGAAAACCGGTATTATCCACAATGCAGTCCAGTACAACCAAAGTCTCAAACAATGCCAGTCCGGTCAAGGCATTGAGTTCAg TGAGTGTCGCTGCCATCATCATTGGGTTCATTGTCCTTGTGATATTTCTACTGGGCGGAGtgtattatttcaaaataaa ACGCCCTTCCTATGGCCGTCTCCTGGATGACACAGAACACGGCAATTTCTTCAACCCCATGTTTGATGGTTAA